The sequence AAAGTGGGAAGCAAGATTATGTGAACACTTCCACCTTGTTTTGGAGAGGTCATCGGTGATAGCAGAAGAATATCAACAAATGGAGAACAAGAAAGAGGTAAGAGAGTATTCATTTTAACACCAGTATCCATTCTAACACCCAAATATGCTTATCCACAAAAGCTCAAATTTAACTATGCGTTGATTGGATCACCACATTCCACACCCATAATAGGTTTTGAAGTTATAGGTTGTTCTAAACACAATCCCAAGCAGATAACTGATATCAGTATCCAGCCAGGTAGTAGGTGATGATGCTGAACATATAAAGGAATCACCATCTAATCAAAATGAAACATGATTTCGCAATCCTACTCAGATATTTTGACTCACATATTTTGTAGTGTTTGCAGTGTAGAtcgttttaattaattaaaagcaaATGTTTTCTTCCATTTAATATCGGGGAAAAAACACACTAATGGCAGGAAGCAAGTATATCTCACAACATTATTTATTATCATAAACATTAATGACAGGAAGAAAGATAACGATTTTTCTGATTTCCATACTTCCCTCTCTTACTGAGATGGCTGGTACATACTACAAAGACAAACTGAAATCATGAAGGCCAaaataaagtcattatcaatTCAATCATTCAACTCAACAAGAGGAAAAAATCTTCCCCAAAAAAAGAAAGCTTAACAAAGCTGCCGATTTATTAAGGGCAAATTCCATGTACAACAGCTGATGAGGAGGATAATTTTACTTAGAATTCAGAAAACAGTCACCAATTTTTTCCAAAGATCATCCAACTAGTTAGGTTTGTTGACTGAAAAACCTATGGAAGCATCACCATCTCCCTTCCATTCCCTACTCCAGATCATCCACGTTTAATTAAGGGCGGAAAAGGACAGGGAATTTCACGAAAATCAATTACATAGCAGTTTTCACATGTTTTGATTGCAAAGATTCATGAGACCCAATATAGCATCTCTCAAGCAGACAGTAGAATTTTCTACTAGTAAAGCCTGCAGCGTGATTTTAAAGGATAGTTTTAACCTCCACATTCTGGTTACCAGAAGAAAAATTCTGATAATTCTTTTGAAATCaatcagttaaaatcaaaatttGTAAATCTGAGCAAAGGAAATGGTCAATAGTATAATGTTAAGACAAATTGGCAAAAAATCTAAATCTCTGAATGCCTTAAATTATGTTTAATTACACGAAGAGGAGGGAAGTCCCAGTAAAGAAGAACTCGTATGTTCTCTTCCATAAGGTTGGAGTATTTTGATATTCTACTCCTAGTTGATTAGTACTTACATaaataatctatatctatattacattaaaagcacgaagactcTTAGCGGAATGACGTtcatcttttttacccttttaaactAAAGTTCACactggacaaaatagtcatttgattattttcctaatatttagtaaTAATTGTCTAATAAATTTCCTAACATTTAGAACTTtgaatcaactaaaattttggctATTAAATCTTTCCAAAACTACTAATATGCAGAAATTCAAAATCGAGTAAAATTTTACTTACCTAAAGTCCTTTCTTTTATGATCTATTATTTCGACATGAAAACACTTAAACaataacaattaattaataaaaaggTTTATTAAGTACTTGAAAATTATTTCTGTCCAAGTTTTTGCACCAAGTATCTGTGTTCTTTTCTGCAATCTCTTTGTTGTTTGTGAAATTATTGATTTAAATTAAAAGTTCTTCTCAAATGTGGCTCATTAATTTGTTTCTTTTGTGTTTTAGTTCCTTAGTTATTGACGGCTTGTAGTGCATTACATATCAAGTTATTTATCGTATAATATTAGTTTAAAATTAGTCATTTTTAGACTTTATCAATGTCAATCATACATTATACTTATTTTTCTATGAGTTATAGGGCTAACCTCttcattctcaaaatttcaaaaagatcAAAAGTATCAAattttaaattcattttatttggcGTGAATCTTTGAAGAGTTGACAAAAGTATAAaggaataaatatttaataaaatttaatttttcaaatttcatACTTAAAAGAAGTGTGCTCATTTTGAATTTAATATAAATCAACGAAACAACAGTGATTTTCATaagatattttaaaaaatactcattaaattcacataaaatccaagtTTATAACAATATAGAAGTTTGCATTGTTAAGTTGTTTTCTTAAAGAAGTGCTTTACAATATTCAAGTTAACAATGTGAATACAAGTTAACATATTGTTCTACTTTTTCCGGGCTTCCAAATAGATTTAAAATTACAATAAGGCATCCAAGGATTTTTTATacatgatttctttctttattgaGCTAGCTTATCTAAGATCAATATTCATAATTTTTAGGCGCTTAAACTTTTTCTCTTCATTATTGTTTTATAAACTTAAATACATTATTTaacaataatatttatataattttaaaaagtttatacTTATTAACATGGGAACACATGCAAAGGGCGTACCTTAAGACTAGTGTGAAATAAATAGATAAACTCCTAATTTCAGTGCATTTTTGAAAGTGTTGggataaataattataaaaaataaaaataaaaagagaactaGGGAGGGCTATCAAACCCTTTacgggtcgtttggttggaatagggcttatgccggtataagttatgccggtataagttatgccggtataagttatattgggataagttatgttgggattagttatgctgggattgttgtttattcattgtttggtatgttgtattaagaatgacaattgtataatttctaagaagaaggtataagttataccggtgctaattaccccatcttctataaggtataagttatccccagtgttaaaattaacaccgggACAACTTATACCAGGTTTGTtaaccaaacagagtattaagatgatattaaatttttataccacccttataccttcttatacctcataccaaacgaccccttacagTTTTAACTTCCAGTAGTCTTATACTTACTTGCCAGATAAGGAAACTCTACTCTATTGTTTCCCCAACCACCACCAGCTCTCTTTTCACCTCCAACTAAAGACAGTGTTAACCTGTTTAGTATTATTTGAGAACCTTTAAAATCGCTTCTCTTAATCCCTGTTATTAAAAGCCATCACTTCATCATGATGGAAGGTTATCGCTTCAAGGAAGCAGTGTGCTTTAAGAAGTGTGCACTTCAAATAATGAAGCGCAAATTAATATAAAAGAAAACAACGATTTATTGAATCTCAATTTGGAGGAGTTGGatatattttggaaatattaTATAGTGGATGCTAAAATTAGTTATTCTAATTGTAATTAACTGTTATAATACTAAATTCATATATGCCATTTTTTCTTTTCCATAAATTGCGCGCTTCAACGAAAACTAAAGAAATAAATTGCATGCTTCATTTCTAAGAAGTTGTGCGCCTCACTTCTCGCTTTTCACTTCAAGTCACATGGACCTTGCTGCTTCTTTTCACTTTTCGCTTGTAAAAACATTGCACTTGACATAGAAAGAACACATGATCACAAATTCCCATGAAATTCTTATAGGAAATATCCCCAAAGTTTGATTATGACTAATCAATAGAGCCCAATGATCAGGATCGCATTAACAAAAACAATTATATTCCAATTGAAATCCAAATATCGACGATAGGACTTTAAGTGGacacaattaaataattaagctcTTACCTTGACCTAGGACTACGGCTTCTTGACCTTCCTCCTGTCCTATGTACAGGCTCCAAAATTCTACCTTTGTCACTGATAAGAAAAAGAATCCTAGTCTCTATTAGACATAGTTTTACTGCCACAAAACAAAAGGTTATTACAACTCAATTTATAGGGTAAGATACACCTAAATATAGAAGAATAAAAACCACAACTTTAAACAAGGAAGCTCTGCAACTTACTGAATATTTGCATCAAATAAAACTTACATTCTCTCGGCATTTGGGCCGTACTTTGCAAATCGAACCATTATTTCTCGACCATCTACAACTCTTCCTGTGCCCAAATATTGGTGTGATTAAGAGCAACATAAGACTACACCCAAAATGTAATATCTACAAAAAGTTTGAAGGACTAAATAACTTAATTTACATATTAGTGATCACTTCACTTACCATCGAGCTTTTCCACTGCCTTTTGAGCCTCATCCTGATACTTGTAGCGCACAAATGCAAAACCTCTAGAATCTCCAGTCCTAAAGCACGAAATAAACATAGTACATGTCAAAGAATAGAGACACCACTACATCTTTGTCTATCTCCATACCAAGATAACACCAAAACATCATCCGTAGGTCTCAGACTCTCAGCTCATAAGCAATGTATAACTATCAGAAGTAACACCTTGAAAAGGAGAAATCATTTCCTTGCTATTTCACTTCACTATTTATATGATGGTACCAACTACACACTGAACTTATAATATTTTTTCTATGCCGGTAGTGTTCGAGCCATGCTGAGCACACCTCCGACTATCCAAAACAATACCTGCATCCTCCCACCTAACAGTACAGGTATCCCGGTAAAGTTGTTCACCAAGGCGTAGGCGGATAGGAAGATATAAcagtttaaaatattaatttgacTTATGTATTATATTAATGGTAGCTAAATTAAAATTTCAGGATAATGTTTGAAAAGTTAGTTTGATAGAGAATATATCGATTATCAAATGAATTTGAATTTTCGAAAGTTCCAATGCAAATGAATTTGAGCTCATCAAAGTTGTAACTTGTAAGTAAAGTATAGGATGATATAATTAGTTTAATGATTTCTAACATTTAATTGAGACATATCATATAACCAAGAAGTAGGATGGAGAAAAGAATACCAcggtaataaataaataatgaataaatAAAGACAACAAACACATAACAAAGATATCGGTTTGCTCGATTACCCAAAGAAAATAGTACATATTACAAGGAAAATGTTAAAGAGAAAAGGTAAGAACCTTCGGTCTCTAGGGATAAAGACATCGACGACTTTTCCATACTTATCGAAAAGAGGAAACAAGTCATCAGCAGTGGTACCTGTACAAGCAAACAATGATTGAgtaatattagaaaaaataaatttgCTAATTGGTAAATAGAGGGAAGACGGGGGTAATTACGGAAAGTAACGTTGAGAACGAGGAGAGAGAAGGTATCTTTGATGTCCGGAGGGCCTGTTCTTCCGAAGTGAGACATCGCCGTTCGCCGGAGTGAATGACTGATAATAAGGGTGGATGGTGTTAGGGTTTGGAGCTATAGGTTATGGACGCGGGTTGGAAGAAGATTATGTCGATCTGTTTGTACCAAATTGGCCTTGACTTGTTTGCTTAATTTCAGTTTATGCCACATATATGGAGATAATGACAAGAATAGTCCCTAATGTTTTGGGATTCATATAAATTGGTCTTAATACTATAACCACAAGCAGGTTCGGTTCCTTAACTTTACCAAAATAGAACAATTTTAGTCTGCTATATTTACAACATATGGAGATAGTCATTTTTTACGGAGTTGATCTATAAAAAGTATGTAAACCGTTTAAGTTGAAGAAACCATTGGGACGATTTTCTCAAGATTCATCTCTTAATTCACACCTTAAGAAAAATATAACTTCCAAGATCTCAAAAACAAAAGTGTTACTTAATTCAAAGACATAAACATTAATTGATTCACTATTTCATATAATGGACGGTAAAAGGAAGCATATGGATGGGTTCAATTATAATGAATAGGGCTTTTTCCTTGAGATATGAATGGGGGGAAATGGATTTGGAAATGTGtatctcaattgttcctttagtttAAAAGATTCGTAAATTCTTAACAAGTAAAGCTGCTTCGTATTGCATGGTCAAATTCGACCAACTATGTGGATTATACTTTTTATTATACGTAAAATCATGGAAGAACTACACATCGATTATCATTTGGACCCTTTGGGAGTTGTATCTACCACTAACCATTCTAATTTTGAGGTCCAACGGGCAGTTGCCAGGCATCTTAAGGGATATTAACGGAAAATCTGCCAAATGACATGCCTGTCAACCTAGAAACATGTCTTTGGAATACGAGTGTGGCGCTGGAATTTGGAGGGCAACACTTCTGTGCATTAGTTTTGAAGGGGAAAATCAGCATGCGCTGTGCAGAACAAATAGCGGTTCTTGAGTACTTCAAACTgtccgcaaatcctgatacattatCTAAATACTTGCAGGTGCTTACACCCAACCAGGGTTATATAATCATTAGATAATGTCAAATAACCATAGATAAGTGATTTCAGTGAAGAGATATGCACTACTGGTTTTCTGGAATCACCAAATGTGACCAAATATTTAGTGACAATTCTGTTCGGGGAATTCTCTATCATCATCCGATCACAATATGTTTTAAAAGGACTTTATAAAGAATAATAAATGTCAACTCTCCATGTCGTGGAAAGCTGACAGAAGCCTTGCCAGGATTCTCCGTTGGTTCGTCAATACAGAATGAAATTGAAGGATTTTTCTTCATAGAGCAACGTGGAACTTTTATCAACGGCAACAGGAAGGCAAATATATATATGACATGGCCATCAACAACTTTGCTTTTGAACTTCTTATTATTGCCTTATTAACCAAACATAAAGAGCCAACCCTGCGAAGTAAAGCGTAACAGGAAAAAACAGATACTCCCTAAGCAGTATCTTGTTACCTTCCCAAACTCCCTCATCAAGCTAGTCAAATCCATAGCCATCTAGCAGAGTACTTGTCCAATATGGTAAGCACATACAATTCGGAAGCCCTATGGAAGAGCACAAATTCCTAGGAGAGAGTACCTTAACACAGTAATTTACCCCACTACATCAGTACCAGAGTTCTAAAACACCACCATATTGAAACCCTAAACTAGAAAGGGTTATCACACTGGACTATAGTAATGTAATAACCTAGCCGCTATCTCATACCTCACCTAAAAGGAGATCAAACGCCCCAATTCCACCTCTAAATGCCATGATAATAAGAAAGGTGAGATACATGAATCAAGCCACTAGCAGACGGAGTAAAAGAAGGTTAAGTTTTGATAGATTAACATTCTCACAGGAAACTGTCAGATCTCCAAGTCGGCAATGTGCACATGTTCCACTGAAAAATAACCAATAAGAGACGCAGATAGTGCATATCTGAAGTGACTCAGCACAACATAAACACACAACTTAGCTCCTGCAGAAGGTGGATGAACAATATGCAGAGGGTCCAACTGTACACATCAAGCAGACCATCAACTCCAAAAAAACAGCATCAGTTTGCTAGGCTATCAACTAACAGCAACAAAAGATCTACACAGATCAGCTAGAATCACGGGTGTAAGCATGAACTCGCACTGTAACATAGTGCAACTATCATTAGCTTAACTATAGGTGCTATACTATGTACCTGAAGAACATTCAACACCATAAAGCAAATAAAGATACTAGAACCTAGTATTAACAGATTGCGTGATTCATTATTCATTTATTTTGATAAGGGTAAAAAATGAGAAATCAAATCCGTGCAATGTTTAAGATCACACAATCACTACATCTGAACTCATTCATTTGGTCACATATTGAAATTTCTACTCGGCATAACAAAATATCAACCTGGAATCAACTTCAATAGCTACACTTGAACATGTGGATTTCTTTCATataaagaaagataaaaaaatgACTGGCAGGCCAAAGGCATAAACCTAGCATGACTTCAGTTATTCAGGAGTTTTGATCCTTACCGATCATGAGCATCCTGAACATTTGTATAGAAATGGTATTTTGTCACCAGCAACAAATTACAACAGCAAAGCTAAAACAGCATCAACAGCTGCTGCATATGCTTGCCATTCAACCAACAAACAGTAGTATGTCACCAGCAACAAATTATAATCAGCCAAGATAAAACAGCATCTACAGCTGCAGCATCTCCTTGCCATTCAGCGAAGAAATGGTAGTTTGTGACCAGCAACAAAATTACAACCAACAGCAAATATAACAGCATCAACAGCTGCTGTATCATCTTGCAATTCAGCCACATTGATTTTTCACGGACCCAGCTATAGAAGGCCAATAATTTCCATCATAAGTAAATTACAACAAGGTATACTATCACAATATTCCATGCAAGTATACTATGAATAAGAAAAGAGGAAATAAGAAATCAAATAAAGCCAAAACCAGAGCAGTAATTATAAACCAACAGTAGATATCTTAATATCACAATACCAATCCATAATACCAGAATGCAGAGGTAACATCAAAGTTCTGGCATGGATCAAGTACAACAAAAAGGAGTTAAACCTTATAAATAAGACGGGCCAATCAGTTCTAGCAAGCAGAAAATAGATGAAAGGATCCTTCATTTGGGAATGTACTCTTGATACGCAACATCGACCAGAACCAGATTACATTCATGGCCTTCTCTTTTGCTCCTTAATCCTACAAAAGCAAATAATGCTTTTTCATCACATTTATACTGTAATAAAACAATGTATGACAGGCACAACTCACATCAGCATCAGAATGCGGCAAGGGGCTGCGAGAACCACCACGTCTACCCCGCGGTGAGACACTCTTTGGAGTTGGAGACCAGTCCTTGTGATTACGTCCAGCTGGACTAGCATCCCTAGAAGGGGTTGTTCTACGTGGAGAAGGGCTCCTCCGAGGACTGAGGCTACGGCGAGCAGGGGACACACTTAACGTAAAATGACATGTTAGACAACACTTATGATAATAGTTTCGGGGGATGGGGAAGAAGAGGCAAAACACGTATAGAAAATTTTCTACCTTCTATGAGACCGGCTTCGGCTGCGCCTCTCCTCATCATATTTACCTCTCTCGCGATCTTTGCGGTAATCAGGGCTGCGGCTTCTGCTCTTATGACGGTAATCCTTGTCTCTCCCACGGTACCTATCATGTTCATACCTGTCCCTACTTCTACTTCGGCTTCTCCTTTTAGAATCCTTTTCCCTATAACGATCACGATGCCTAagatagaaaaaaaataaaagaaggcgATCTTCAGATTGTGGATACAACTCTTCAACAGCTCAAAGCAAAATGTCAATTATTTAACTCAAGTATCACATTAAAGGGGAAGCAATATTATTTGAACACTTCCACCTTGTTTTGGAGAGAAAATGTGTGATAGCAGAAGAATATCAACGATGGGAGGTCAAAGAAGAGTTAAGAGAGTATTCATTTTAACACCAGTATCCATTCTAATACCCAAATATGTTCCACAGAAGCTCAAATTAGCCATGCCTTGATGGGATCACCACATTCGACACCATAATAGGTTTTGAAATTATAGTATCCAGCCAGCTAGTAGTTGATGATACCAGGCATCAGGATCTAATCAAAATGAGACATGGTTTCAAGATGGAAATGTTTTCTACATTGAAAATAAAAACATTAATggcagaaagcaagtaaaataatGACACTATTCATTATCATGAACATTAATGGCAGGAAGTAAGATAACAATGTTACTAATTTCCATACTTCCCCCTCTCAGCTTAACATATTGAGATGGTTGCTACATACTGCAAAGAGCAATTGAAAGCATGAAGGCCAAGTAAAGTCattatcaactcaatcaatcaactaaaatTCGATCAACTCAGTAAGAGGGAAAAATATTAACCAAAAAACGAAAGCTTAACAAAACAGCCAATTTATTAAGAAGGGCAAGTTCCATGTACAAAAGCTGAGGAGGGAgaataattttacttaaaattcAGAAAACTGTCTCCGAGAAAAAAAAGAACTTCTAAAAGATCCAACTAGTCAGGTTTGTCAACTGAAAAATCTATGGAAACGTAAGCTAAGCATCACCATTTCCCTACTCCAGATCATCTACATTTTATTTAGGCCGGAAAGGGCAGGGAATTTCAAGAAAACCAATTCAATGGCATTTTTCACATGCTTTGATTGCAAAAGGATCATGAGACTCAAAATAGCATCTCTCAAACAGGCAGTAGAATTTTCAACTAGTAAATCTTGCAGCATGATTCTGAAGGATCGTTCTAAACCTCCACATTCTAGTTACACGAAGAAAAATTCTGATAATGCTTTTGACATCAAAATCAGTTAGAAACCAAAATTTGTAAATCTGAGCATATGAAATTTTCGCCAACAGTATAATTTAATGCAATTGGGAAAAATAAATCTAAATCTCTGAATGCATAAACTATATTTAATTCCACAAAGAGGAGGGTAGGGCCCAAGAAAGAGGAACTTGAATGTTCATTTCTATATGGCTGGAGATATTTGATATTCTACCCCTAGTTGATTAGCACTCGCAgaaattaagtaaaaaaaaaaaaaaaaaaccttcctTGTTTCAGTCCAAGTTTGAAagagttggaaaaaaaaaagagaaaaaagagtgGATGGCTATCAAAACCATCTACTAACCTCCACTAGTCTTATACTTATTTACCAGATAAGGAAAGGCTCTACTCTTTTGTCTCCCCTCCGCTCACCAGCTCTCTTCTCACCCCAACAAAAGACAGTGTTAACCTGTTTAGTGTTCGTTGAGAACCTTTAAGATTTTTTCTCTTGACCATTGTTATTAAAAGTCATTGCTTCATCGCATTGACAAGCAAAGGGTTATCGCTTCAAGGAAGCCGTGTGCTCGAGAGAAGTGTGCGCTTCAAATAATGACGCGCAAAGTGATCTAAAAGAAAAGCAAGCATTTTATGAATCTCAACTTGGAGGAGTTGGATTAATTTTGGAAATATTGCATA is a genomic window of Nicotiana tabacum cultivar K326 chromosome 16, ASM71507v2, whole genome shotgun sequence containing:
- the LOC107831149 gene encoding uncharacterized protein LOC107831149, with the translated sequence MSHFGRTGPPDIKDTFSLLVLNVTFRTTADDLFPLFDKYGKVVDVFIPRDRRTGDSRGFAFVRYKYQDEAQKAVEKLDGRVVDGREIMVQFAKYGPNAERIDKGRILEPVHSTRGRSRSRSPSSRHRDRYREKDSKRRSRSRSRDRYEHDRYRGRDKDYRHKSRSRSPDYRKDRERGKYDEERRSRSRSHRSVSPARRSLSPRRSPSPRRTTPSRDASPAGRNHKDWSPTPKSVSPRGRRGGSRSPLPHSDADD